One part of the Thermoanaerobacterium sp. CMT5567-10 genome encodes these proteins:
- the hypA gene encoding hydrogenase maturation nickel metallochaperone HypA has translation MHELSITESIVNMVSDEAKKRNVNKVTKINIVLGELTGFEEESIRFYFDVLSEGTPLYGAKLNFKKVKAEFKCRSCGMIYNRGNFTFKCPYCGSSGVLIEKGKELYIDSIDVE, from the coding sequence ATGCATGAATTATCAATAACTGAAAGCATCGTAAACATGGTTTCAGATGAAGCAAAGAAGAGAAATGTCAATAAGGTCACAAAGATAAACATCGTGCTTGGTGAATTAACAGGATTTGAAGAAGAAAGCATTAGATTTTACTTTGATGTTTTAAGTGAAGGAACTCCTTTATACGGTGCTAAACTTAATTTTAAAAAAGTAAAAGCAGAGTTTAAATGCCGCAGTTGCGGCATGATTTATAATAGGGGAAATTTTACATTTAAGTGTCCCTATTGCGGAAGCAGTGGTGTTTTGATTGAGAAAGGCAAAGAACTTTATATAGATAGTATTGATGTTGAATAA
- the hypB gene encoding hydrogenase nickel incorporation protein HypB — protein MEIKIIKDVLEANNNIAEENKRIKDERKIMMVNIIGSPGTGKTSFILKLIENMDIPCGVIEGDVASDIDARKMVERNIPVVQINTGGACHLNANSINKALSSIDFKGGILFIENIGNLICPSDFELGEDFKLAMANVAEGDDKPYKYPLLFSKAKAVVINKIDLLPYFDFNKQYFYDGVKTLNDTAEIFEVSARTGEGFEVLAKWLKEKYSEYVQSK, from the coding sequence ATGGAAATCAAGATTATTAAAGATGTACTTGAGGCAAACAACAATATCGCTGAAGAAAACAAAAGAATAAAAGACGAAAGAAAAATTATGATGGTAAATATAATTGGTTCACCAGGGACAGGGAAAACCAGTTTCATACTGAAGCTTATAGAAAACATGGATATACCGTGTGGTGTCATAGAAGGTGATGTGGCATCAGATATAGATGCCCGTAAAATGGTTGAAAGAAATATACCAGTCGTACAGATAAATACAGGAGGGGCATGCCATTTAAACGCTAATTCCATAAACAAAGCCTTGTCAAGCATTGATTTTAAAGGCGGAATATTATTCATAGAGAATATAGGAAATCTAATATGCCCTTCAGATTTTGAACTTGGTGAAGATTTTAAACTGGCTATGGCAAATGTTGCAGAAGGCGATGATAAACCTTACAAATATCCTCTCCTATTCTCAAAGGCGAAAGCTGTCGTTATAAACAAGATAGATTTGCTGCCGTATTTTGACTTCAATAAGCAGTATTTTTACGATGGCGTAAAGACGCTGAATGATACAGCGGAGATTTTTGAAGTATCAGCAAGGACTGGAGAAGGCTTTGAGGTGCTAGCAAAATGGCTGAAAGAGAAATACAGCGAATACGTGCAAAGCAAATAA